CCCCCACGTGATTAATCGTGGTTTATATCGTCGTCATCCCAAGCACCGTACTCCTTCTCAAGGTTGCGTTTCTTTCTGCGCTCAACGATACCACTGATGAAAATGGACCCCTCATAGAGAAGCATCAAGGGCAATGCCATAATCATCAATGTGAACGGATCCTGGGTGGGGGTGATAAACGCCGACAGCACAAAGATAACGATAATCGAGTAACGCCTAAAGTCTTTGAGTTGTTGTTGGGTCAATATTCCTACGTAAACCAAAATCACAAGAATCAATGGGAACTCAAAAAGTAAGCCTACTCCTAACACCATCCAAAGAAGCAGACTCATATACTTATCAACCGCCCACATCAAACTGACACCCATCAATTCGTTAAAATAGATCGAAACGTTGAGAGCCGAAGGGATCAAAATAAAATAACTAAAGGTACTACCCAGACACAAAAGGAACAAAGACAATAGGGCTCCAGGTAGAAGCGCTCTTTTTTCCTTATCGTTTAACCCGGGTGCAATAAAAGAGGCGGCAAAGTATAGAATGAACGGGGAGGAGATGGCAAAAGCACCCATAAAACCCATTTGCAGCAGAAAGGAAAAAATGCCGAACGGACTCGTCGTAACAAGAGCATCAGCAACGCCATGGTTTTCCATTGCCTTTTCGATAGGCATTTTGATGAAGGCATTTATCTTCTTAAAGAAGATGGCGATGATAATAAAAGATACCAGGAAGGTAGCTCCTGCTTTGAACAAAACTACACGCAACTCTTCAAGATGCTCAAGAAAGGTCATGTGGCCTTGCTCTATGGTCTCATCGAGTAGTGCGATATCTTCGTCTTCGTATGGGATGATTTTCTCGTCTTCTTCCATTTAAAATTGATCCAAAAAACAGTTTGATTCTGAAACGGCAACCTCCGAGTTGCTAGTTAGATACATTACTTTGGTGATACCTCCTTAACCGTTGACAGAAAAAAATCATTTTGTTCAATTGCGCCCTTTCTATCGGGACCGGTGTCTCCCGAGAAACGCTTTCAACCATAAAAACCATACAAAAACATGGCTAAAAAAGTCAGTAAAAAGCAAACAATCAAGCCAAAGCGCGCAGCTAAAACTGCAAGCAAAACCAAAGAAGTAAAATACGTTTACTCTTGGGGTGGCGGAAAAGCCGACGGCAACGGCACCATGAAAGCGCTCTTGGGCGGTAAGGGTGCGAACCTCGCTGAGATGGATCGTATCGGACTACCTGTACCGGCTGGATTCACAGTTACAACGGAAGTTTGTACTTCATATTACGACAATAACCGTAATTACCCAGCTGGTTTAGAAGACCAAATCAAAAAGGGAATTCATAAGATCGAGAAGGTCATGGGTACCAAGTTCGGAGATGCCAAAGGCTTTCCTCTTCTTGTTGCTGTGCGTTCAGGTGCTCGCGACTCCATGCCTGGAATGATGGATACCATCCTCAATCTGGGACTGAATGACGAAACCGTTATTGCACTTGAAAATGCAACCGGAAATCCTCGTTTCGCTTGGGATTGTTACCGCCGCTTTATTCAAATGTATGGTGATGTAGTTATGGGAGTTCAAAAACTTCCCAGTGAAGATCACGATCCTTTCGAACTCGTTATTGAGCACGCGAAAAAAGACCTTCTTGGAAACGTTGAAGCTGAAGATACACAATTCACAGCTGACGATCTCAAGGAAGTAATTGCCCGAATGAAAAAGCTCGTTAAGAGCCGAACCGGAAAAGATTTCCCAACCAACCCATGGGATCAACTGGATGGTGCCGTAAGTGCTGTGTTTGGCTCATGGATGAACGATCGCGCTATTGTTTACCGCCGTAAATACAACATCCCTGCTGAATGGGGCACCGCGGTAAACGTTCAAGCAATGGTATTTGGTAACACCGGTGAAGAGTCCGGCTCAGGTGTATCTTTCACTCGTGACCCGGCAACTGGTGAGAAAGTTTTCTACGGTGAGTTTCTCATGAACGCACAAGGAGAAGACGTTGTTGCAGGTGTTCGCACACCCTACCCTGTTATCCAACTTGAAAAACTGCAGCCGGCTTCTTTCAAAGAGTTGGTACGTATTTGTAAAGTCCTTGAAAAGCACTTTCGCGATATGCAGGACTTCGAGTTCACTATCCAAGAAGGCAAAGTATTCATGCTGCAAACACGTAACGGCAAACGCACAGGTGTTGCAGCTGTTCGTATCGCCTGCGAGATGGTGAAGGAAAGGCTCATCAATTGGAAAACAGCCGTAACACGAGTTCCAGCGGAACAGCTCGAACAAGTGCTCGCGCCCATCTTCGATACAAGCGCTGTAAAGAATGCCAATCAAATCGCCTCGGGTCTTCCCGCAGGTCCTGGAGCGGCATCAGGTCAGATCTACTTTAACGCCGAACGCGCCGTCGAAGCAGCTGAAAAGGGACAACGCGTTCTTCTGGTTCGCGTAGAAACTTCTCCGGAAGATCTTCGCGGAATGATTGCGGCAGAAGGTATCCTAACCGCTCGTGGAGGAGTATCTTCCCACGCAGCATTGGTGGCCCGTCAAATGGGTAAGATTTGTGTTTGTGGTGCTGCCGAACTGCAAATCGACTACGAAACTCGTACACTGAAGGTTGGTAAAAAGACCTATAAGGAAGGTGACTTTTTATCAATCGATGGAACAGCAGGTACCGTTTATGATGGTCAAGTGGCAACCGCTCCTTCGGAAGTGGTTCAGGGACTGATTAAAAACAACAAAGCCGCACAGAAGAGTAGCACCTATATAAATTACGTCCAACTCATGGGTTGGTGTAAGAAGGTAACCCGGATGAGCGTTCGCACTAATGCCGATACTCCCGAGCAAACAACGCAAGCAATTGCATTTGGCGCTGAAGGTATTGGTCTGACTCGTACCGAACATATGTTCTTCGAGGGTGATCGTATCGACGCAATGCGCGAAATGATCCTGGCTGAAAACCTCAAGGACCGTGAAAAAGCTCTTAAGAAACTGTTACCTTTCCAAAGAAAGGATTTCTACGGTATCTTCAAAGCACTCAAGGGTTTCCCGGCAACCATCCGTTTCCTGGATCCACCACTGCACGAATTCCTGCCTCACACGAAAGAGCAACAACTCGACCTCGCCAAAAAACTGGGCATACCCGTGGAAAAGATTATGAACCGGGTTCACGAACTACATGAGTTCAACCCCATGTTAGGTTTCCGTGGTTGCCGTCTAGGCATAATGTATCCCGAGATCACCCGTATGCAAGCACGCGCAGTCCTCGAAGCAGCTGCGGATGCAGAGAAACGCGGCATCAAGACAAAACCTGAAATCATGATCCCTCTTGTTGGGTTCAAGAGAGAGCTCGATCTACAGGTGGCTATTGTTCACGAAGTTGCGGCAGAAGTAATTGCACGCAAAAAGCTACGTAAGCTCGACTACCAAGTTGGGACCATGATCGAAGTGCCTCGCGGCGCTTTGACCGCTGATGAAATTGCAGAAACAGCACAGTTCTTCAGTTTTGGAACCAATGATCTGACACAGACTTGCCTCGGGATGTCTCGTGACGATTCTGGTTCATTCCTCGGTGCTTATCAAGAGTCTGACATCATGGCTAAAAACCCATTCGCTTCCATCGACCAAACCGGCGTTGGAAAGCTCATGGAAATCGCCATCGCGAAAGGACGCGCGACCAACCCCGATATCAAGCTTGGTATCTGTGGTGAACATGGAGGTGATCCTGAGTCGGTAAGATTCTGCCACAAAGCTGGTTTGGCGTATGTCTCCTGTTCGCCTTACCGCGTGCCTGTTGCTCGCCTGGCAGCCGCTCAGGCCGCACTCGAAGACGAAGCTTAATCAAACAAGTTAACATTTCAAAAAGCCCTTCCCTAATCGGGAAGGGCTTTTTTTATTGGTATTCTAAGTTCGCATGTGAATAGTTTCATTTCTGCGAATGGTGCTTCGTAAGCACATCCTCTTTTAACATGTTTGAAGTACGAGATAAACCAAAGATGGTCGAACGGGCAATCCTCATTGCCGTGCGCGTATCTGGTAAGAATGAGGAGGATGCCGACAGCCTGTTACTGGAGCTCTCAGACCTGGTCGAAACCTTGGAAATTGTTGTGATGGAAACGTTGGTGGTGAAAATTCGAAAACCACATCCACACTTTTTCATCGGTAAAGGAAAAGCCTACGAGATCATGGAGCACGCCAAAGAACAAGGCTACGACTGTATCGTCTTCGACGATTCCCTCACCCCGGCCCAACAAAGGAATTGGGAAAACGAATCGAAACTCTGTGTCATTGATCGCCAGGAAGTAATTCTGGATATTTTTGCTAATCGCGCCCAAACAAAGGAGGCCGTTCTACAAGTGGGGCTCGCGCGCATGGTTTATAGCTTACCTAGACTCACACGGGCGTGGACTCACCTTAGCCGTCAACGCGGGGGCGGAACCAATATGCGCGGTCAGGGTGAAACGCAGCTCGAGGCTGATCACCGCATTGTGCGTGATCGCATAGCCTCCCTCAAACGTCGCCTGGAAATTGTCCGGACCCATCGAGGTATCCAACGCAAACGACGTATGAAAAAGCCGGTACCAACCGCATCCATCGTTGGCTACACAAATGCAGGAAAGTCCTCATTGCTCAATCGGGTAACGGGATCGAATATCCTGGTTGAGGATAAACTCTTCGCAACACTGGATCCCACAACGCGCCAGGTCATTTTACCTTCGGGATTGAAAATGCTCTTAACTGATACGGTGGGCTTTGTCCGAAAGCTACCGCACAATTTGATTGAGGCATTTAAAGCAACGTTGGAGGAAGCCGTTGTTGCTGACTTCTTAATACACGTACTCGATGTCTCAAGCCCGGAAGTTGAATCACATAGTGAGACAACGCTCCAGGTTTTGAAAGAATTAGGAGCAGACGAAAAACGAATCCTGACCGTTTTCAATAAAATCGATGCCTGCGAAGATTCATTCGCGTTGAAACGTCTACAGGCACAATACCCGGATGCAGAGTTTGTTAGTGTGTTAAACAATGAGGGTATCGAGCATCTGGTTATGCGGTTGGACGATCTACTCGAAACAGATTCCATATTTGGAGAGTACCTTATCCCATTCGATCATTACAATTTGGTAGCTCAGCTGTACGAAGCTGGCTGTGTAAAAGAGGAAGAAACCCGAGATGAGGGAATATACCTCAATGGATTCATTTCCCCTTCGATGAGACCTAAGGTCAGAGCCTACGAGTTGGTTGCGAAATAATAGCGACGACCCGCTAATTTTCCGTTTTCTAGCGGACAAGGTTGACAAAACTTCATTCTTGAGAGTCATTCTCAAGTAGAAAATTGGCAAACTTACTATCATTGAAATTAGGCGAAAAAGCCCGGGTGACGGAAATCCGAGCTAAAAGCCACATCGACCAGAGAATCCTCTCTCTTGGCATAGGCGCAGGTGTGACTATTAAAATCAGTAAAATAGCACCTTTAGGGGATCCGATTGCGATAGAAGTCGATGGCGCATTTATTATTTTACGCAAATCCGAAGCTCAGGGGATTTTAATCGAGCCAATAAAATAACCCGTTATGGATGCCGCACTTTCAAAAGCGCCTGTGGGCACTCTGCGAATCGCTCTTGTGGGCAACCCAAACACCGGGAAAAGTACGATTTTCAACAACCTAACCGGGCTGAGACAAAAAACCGGAAATTACCCAGGAGTCACCGTGAGCCGCAAGGCCGGGACAATGAAATTGGGCGAGCAAGAGGCAGATTTAATTGATCTGCCAGGAACGTATAGTTTGTCCGCTCACTCACCGGATGAGCGTGTAGTTATCGATGCCCTAAACGGACGTTTTAAAGAAATCGGCCAACCCGATGTAATACTATTCGTAGCGGATGCGACTAATTTACGACGAAATCTTTTTCTTGCGTCACAAGTTGCTACACTCCGGATTCCAATGATCCTTATTCTCAATCAATGGGATTCGGTGGCTAGCTCGGGTCAGCAAATAGACCTCAACTTGTTAAAAGGTCGCCTCAAGATTCCGGTGATCCCGACTGTCGGAACCAAAGGCAAGGGAACCGAAGAAATTAAACAGGCCATCCTGGGAATTCTCCAAGAGCCACAATATCTACCCGAAATCCAATGGCCGGTTTCCATGGAAATGGCAATTGAGCACTTAAAAGCATCCCTTCCCTGCGTGGACCATAAGCTGTTAAGTGAAAGCGAAACGCATCGACTCCTCTTTGATACTCATTCCGCCGAAATCCAAAGACTCAAGGTCACCGCCGATGAAGCCAAACGCGAAGTATTTAAAGCTCGGGAGTTTTTAAAAAAGGATGGCATGAACCCCTTGGTCGCGGAAGCCATGCTGCACTACCGGCACATTGACGGCTTGATTGGTGGGACAGTTCTTAAAAACCCTGAATTGGCTCATGGAGCCACCGAGTCAATAGATCGATTACTGCTTCATAGAGGTTGGGGTTTAGCTGCGTTCGTCGGAATGATGTATGTGGTTTTCCAAGCTGTATACTCCTGGGCAGGTCCCGTCATGGATCTTATTGAGATGGGGAAAATCTGGGGCCAGGACATGATCGGTCCTGCACTGGAAAGTACGCCCATGCTTCAAAGCCTGATCCTCGATGGTGTCATCGAAGGCGTCGGGGCGTTCCTGATTTTTCTTCCTCAAATATTAATTCTCTTCGCTTTTATTTCTCTGCTTGAAGATAGTGGTTATATGGCCCGCGCTGCCTTTATCATGGATAAATTGTTCAGCTGGTGCGGGCTGAATGGGAAAAGCTTTGTGCCGCTGCTTTCCAGTTACGCATGCGCGATTCCAGGCATTATGGCCACACGCACTATCGAGGATCCCAAGTCGAGATTGGCGACGATATTTGTGGCTCCCTTCATGAGCTGCTCGGCCAGATTACCTGTTTATATACTTTGTATAGGAGCTTTTATCGAACCCGTTTATGGTCCCTGGTGGGCAGGATTTACTCTCTTTCTAATGCATTTTGTTGGTCTTGCCGTAGCCGTACCAACGGCCTGGTTCGTGACGCGATTTATTCTAAAAACAAAATCACAACCGTTTGTTATGGAGCTGCCGAAATACCGCGCTCCACGGATGAAAGATGTCGGCTACCGTATGTGGCAATCCGGATGGGAGTTTGTCCAAAAAGCAGGCACCATCATTTTCTTTATTACCATTATCATCTGGGCTTCGCTCTACTTTCCGCGCTCCGATGAGAATGACCCGAAATTACTTGAAGGTTTTGTCGCCGAAAAAGTGGCGGAAGAAGTCGGTACCCCTGAAGAAATTGCTACCATGCTGACAGATCCGAATGCCGATCTGACTCGCGAGTTTAAAATGTTACTGGGCAGCACCCAAATAAACCAAAGCTACATGGGAAGAATCGGTAAAGCTGTTCAACCCATCTTTGGGCCAGCTGGCTTCGACTGGCGCATTTCCATTAGTGTGTTAGCGAGTTACCCTGCTCGGGAAGTGATCATTTCTACCTTGGGAATTATTTATAGCCTTGGAGGCGACGTAAACGAAGAAGATGGAAGCCTTCGAGCGGCACTCAAAAACAGCGAATGGCAGGAAGGCGAGCGGACAGGCACTCCCATTTATACCGTCCCGGTGGTAATTGCACTGATGGTATTCTTTGCACTTTGCTCACAATGCGGCGCAACCACCTCAATCATTATCAAAGAGGCGGGAATAAAATGGGCCGTCGCATCCTTCTTATACATGACGGCATTGGCTTGGCTCGGGGCAGTCTTTTGCTATCAAATAGGCACACATTTATTTTGATCATGTTTTCTGTTGATTCCATTTTAATCAGTATCCTTTGCTTGAGCGCAGTTGCGTACTTGGGAAGACATTACATTAGAAAATGGAATTCTCCGAAATCTTGTGGTTCAGGAGCTTGTGGTTGCAGTCAAAAAGACTCCAAAGTCTTTTCCAAAGAAAAGTAGCAAACACGACTGCAAGACATGCGATGATTCCCAGGATATGGGAAAGCGCGCTCGGTTCTACACCGGAACCAAAATCGGAGACAAACAACGTACCTCCGTTCACGATTTCATAGGCGGGCTTTAGGACACATCCTAAAAGTGCTAGCCCCCACAAAAATGCCAGTGTACTTTTCGACCTTAACCGGCAATAAGAAATTGCCTGGAGACAAATACCGGCAAAAAGCGCCATATCTATGCCGCTCAATCCACGATAGAAAAGCATATCCGATTGGAAAATGAGCAGCCCAAAAGATATAATTAACGATCCAACACACAGAATGCTCACCATCAGTTTTCGATTTACCCATTCTAGTAACCCTCCACAAGAAATAAGAACCAGGAGATCCCAAATTAGGTGTTGAGCGTTCCAGTGGACAAAATGACCAGTGAACAATCTCCATACGTTTCCAACCAGAATTTCGTTTCGATCATACTGGAGAAAACTCTGTATCGAAGCAGCCAAGTTGAAAATAAAAAGGACAACTACCCCGAGTAACAATGTTACCCAGGGTAGTTGCTTAAGACTATCTTCTACCTTCGACACGATCCTTACTGGAGGAAGTTACATTCCCATGCACAAAATCAATGATGGGAATCGCGTTGAAGAGATTTATGCCAAAATAACCTCTTCGTTCACGTGTTGATCTGTCCTGCACCACTTCCGTTCCAGGGTTGGTTCGAACCGGCGAACAACCCGGAGTAGAATAAGTAACTGTCGGCTTCGGTGTTCGTACGGCCTCCTCGGCCAAAGTGACATTCCAGAATTGATTGATAGTCGAAGCGATCGAGCTGGAGTGCACCAAGGGTGGATTACTAACTGAACGATCCGTCCAGGAAAGTCGATCCATTCGACTCTGGGCACTAGCCGATGAAACGAAGCCAGCAAGTATGAAAACAATTGATGTATAACCTAGTATCTTTTTCATGATTTTATTTATTTGAGATTAAGATTTAAACGTACGTCTTGCTAAAATGACCAGGGTCCCGGCGAGCAGTGCTGCAAACCAGGGCGACAGGGCGCCTGCGCCACCGCCACCACTGATCGAAGAACCCTTCGAGTTTTGCCCAAACGCGGGCTGTTCTTTATCAACTCGATAATTCGTCACGGGTTGATGAATACGCTCCTGTTGGGTCTGGCGCTCCAACCCAGTTCGGGCCAAATTACGACGTTCGATGCCATGCCTTTGGAACTGATCTTCTTGGAGTACCAGCATCGAAGTGTAATCCGTTACCAACTGGTACTGCAATGCCAGGTCGGTTACCGCCGACTCAGACTCACTTGTTTCGAGCTGTCCGAGAGACTTCTTCAATTCAAGTTCCTGGATTCGATTAAGCGCCCATATCCTTTCAAGCTCTGGATTATCCCCATCTACATCAGGAAAATTAAACGAAGTTCTATAGGTTTTATCCTGTCCTGATATCCGGGCCTTAATTTCCAAATCAGCTTGTCCTCCTTCCGCATAGCGGCCAAAGAAAACAAGCTGTTGCCCGCGGAACACTTTCTTAATCTGCGTTGGCGACACATCGAAAGTATCTACCCCGTTAATCTTCAAGTCGAAGTCATGAATACTCTCATGCAGCACCTTACTTTTCGCTAAGAGAATTTGCCCGATTATGTCGTCGCTGTTGGATACCTGTTGGTAATACCCTCCGGTGGCGTGGCAAACCGTTTCCATGAGCGGCCAATTACTCTGATTTCCCAGTAAGAATCCGAAAAAACGCACATCGGCACGACTCATTAACAAATCGAATTCTCTCGGTTCAACAACGCCCGCATTGGTCACCCCGTCCGTAACCAGGATCATACTCGTTACACGGTCACTATCGATCGCGCTCAGACCGCGCTTCAATCCGGAGTAAAGGTTTGTTCCTCCTCCGGATTGGGCACGATCAAGCAACCCGACTGCGTGGTCTACCTGCTCAGGGGTGGCGGGAACCCACGTTTTGGTGAGCTCTTTGCTTTCGTTATTAAACAAAACAATTCTAAAACGATCCTGTGGAAGGAACGACTTGATGGTCTTCTTAACGCCGGAAACAAGTGTTCCGAGTTTCCCGCCCATACTTCCGGAGACATCGAGAACAAAAATATAGTCACTGCCCTGATCGAGCGGTTTTAGATCTATCCCGGGAGTTACCACCATCATAAAGGTACCCGGATTGTCTTTACCTGATTTATATGGCACAACTTCAACGCGTCCCGGCAGGTCATCTTGCAATCTATAATACAAAACGAAATCGTTGTTCAATGAACCCGTGGTTGAGGAATACTGCGTAATAATTCCACCTTCAGATTCTAATTGAGTGGTGCTGATCCCCGGCGTCCGAATATCTGCAATTGGCCAGGCAGACTTTAACTCAACATCAATACTGAACACTCCCTGAACGGTAGGATTACGTACCCAAAACTGCGGAGTCACTTCATCCGTTCCACCTTCTTCAAGGGGATAAAGATAACGCCCGATCCCATGGTCGAGAATCAGTGGCTCATAATAAATGAACTGTAGTTGCACTTCGGATTGGGCCGGAATGGGGGCCACCCAAAATTCAAAATCCCGATAGGAATCTTTTTGAGTAAGCCCGGCCTGGTTTCCGTTAGAAGTTTCTTCTTCGTAGATGGACTCAGCCCTTTTCTTTTCAACCACCTCACCTTTGAGCTCCTTCTCACCCATTCCGATGGTGACTTCAGAAAGACTTCCGTTTTTCGGAACAGGAAATGAGTAAAGACCTTCGACTGCCCGACCATTGGCATTAAAGAATATTTGATTCACCTCAGTTCGAGCAAATCCGTTTTGAATGGTCACGCTTACGTGATGATCCCGGATTTCCAAAGGAAGATCGGAGGATGATTTGAGAGACATCGTTCCCGCCGCTTCACTCTTTGAGTTTAAGAATACGAAGACGGAAACAATGGCGAGAAGTGCTAAGATCCGTG
This genomic stretch from Verrucomicrobiota bacterium harbors:
- the feoB gene encoding ferrous iron transport protein B; amino-acid sequence: MDAALSKAPVGTLRIALVGNPNTGKSTIFNNLTGLRQKTGNYPGVTVSRKAGTMKLGEQEADLIDLPGTYSLSAHSPDERVVIDALNGRFKEIGQPDVILFVADATNLRRNLFLASQVATLRIPMILILNQWDSVASSGQQIDLNLLKGRLKIPVIPTVGTKGKGTEEIKQAILGILQEPQYLPEIQWPVSMEMAIEHLKASLPCVDHKLLSESETHRLLFDTHSAEIQRLKVTADEAKREVFKAREFLKKDGMNPLVAEAMLHYRHIDGLIGGTVLKNPELAHGATESIDRLLLHRGWGLAAFVGMMYVVFQAVYSWAGPVMDLIEMGKIWGQDMIGPALESTPMLQSLILDGVIEGVGAFLIFLPQILILFAFISLLEDSGYMARAAFIMDKLFSWCGLNGKSFVPLLSSYACAIPGIMATRTIEDPKSRLATIFVAPFMSCSARLPVYILCIGAFIEPVYGPWWAGFTLFLMHFVGLAVAVPTAWFVTRFILKTKSQPFVMELPKYRAPRMKDVGYRMWQSGWEFVQKAGTIIFFITIIIWASLYFPRSDENDPKLLEGFVAEKVAEEVGTPEEIATMLTDPNADLTREFKMLLGSTQINQSYMGRIGKAVQPIFGPAGFDWRISISVLASYPAREVIISTLGIIYSLGGDVNEEDGSLRAALKNSEWQEGERTGTPIYTVPVVIALMVFFALCSQCGATTSIIIKEAGIKWAVASFLYMTALAWLGAVFCYQIGTHLF
- the rrtA gene encoding rhombosortase; amino-acid sequence: MSKVEDSLKQLPWVTLLLGVVVLFIFNLAASIQSFLQYDRNEILVGNVWRLFTGHFVHWNAQHLIWDLLVLISCGGLLEWVNRKLMVSILCVGSLIISFGLLIFQSDMLFYRGLSGIDMALFAGICLQAISYCRLRSKSTLAFLWGLALLGCVLKPAYEIVNGGTLFVSDFGSGVEPSALSHILGIIACLAVVFATFLWKRLWSLFDCNHKLLNHKISENSIF
- the tatC gene encoding twin-arginine translocase subunit TatC → MEEDEKIIPYEDEDIALLDETIEQGHMTFLEHLEELRVVLFKAGATFLVSFIIIAIFFKKINAFIKMPIEKAMENHGVADALVTTSPFGIFSFLLQMGFMGAFAISSPFILYFAASFIAPGLNDKEKRALLPGALLSLFLLCLGSTFSYFILIPSALNVSIYFNELMGVSLMWAVDKYMSLLLWMVLGVGLLFEFPLILVILVYVGILTQQQLKDFRRYSIIVIFVLSAFITPTQDPFTLMIMALPLMLLYEGSIFISGIVERRKKRNLEKEYGAWDDDDINHD
- a CDS encoding VIT and VWA domain-containing protein, with amino-acid sequence MKKQIKVSKSPVFRSLGAQAPRILALLAIVSVFVFLNSKSEAAGTMSLKSSSDLPLEIRDHHVSVTIQNGFARTEVNQIFFNANGRAVEGLYSFPVPKNGSLSEVTIGMGEKELKGEVVEKKRAESIYEEETSNGNQAGLTQKDSYRDFEFWVAPIPAQSEVQLQFIYYEPLILDHGIGRYLYPLEEGGTDEVTPQFWVRNPTVQGVFSIDVELKSAWPIADIRTPGISTTQLESEGGIITQYSSTTGSLNNDFVLYYRLQDDLPGRVEVVPYKSGKDNPGTFMMVVTPGIDLKPLDQGSDYIFVLDVSGSMGGKLGTLVSGVKKTIKSFLPQDRFRIVLFNNESKELTKTWVPATPEQVDHAVGLLDRAQSGGGTNLYSGLKRGLSAIDSDRVTSMILVTDGVTNAGVVEPREFDLLMSRADVRFFGFLLGNQSNWPLMETVCHATGGYYQQVSNSDDIIGQILLAKSKVLHESIHDFDLKINGVDTFDVSPTQIKKVFRGQQLVFFGRYAEGGQADLEIKARISGQDKTYRTSFNFPDVDGDNPELERIWALNRIQELELKKSLGQLETSESESAVTDLALQYQLVTDYTSMLVLQEDQFQRHGIERRNLARTGLERQTQQERIHQPVTNYRVDKEQPAFGQNSKGSSISGGGGAGALSPWFAALLAGTLVILARRTFKS
- the hflX gene encoding GTPase HflX, with product MFEVRDKPKMVERAILIAVRVSGKNEEDADSLLLELSDLVETLEIVVMETLVVKIRKPHPHFFIGKGKAYEIMEHAKEQGYDCIVFDDSLTPAQQRNWENESKLCVIDRQEVILDIFANRAQTKEAVLQVGLARMVYSLPRLTRAWTHLSRQRGGGTNMRGQGETQLEADHRIVRDRIASLKRRLEIVRTHRGIQRKRRMKKPVPTASIVGYTNAGKSSLLNRVTGSNILVEDKLFATLDPTTRQVILPSGLKMLLTDTVGFVRKLPHNLIEAFKATLEEAVVADFLIHVLDVSSPEVESHSETTLQVLKELGADEKRILTVFNKIDACEDSFALKRLQAQYPDAEFVSVLNNEGIEHLVMRLDDLLETDSIFGEYLIPFDHYNLVAQLYEAGCVKEEETRDEGIYLNGFISPSMRPKVRAYELVAK
- the ppdK gene encoding pyruvate, phosphate dikinase yields the protein MAKKVSKKQTIKPKRAAKTASKTKEVKYVYSWGGGKADGNGTMKALLGGKGANLAEMDRIGLPVPAGFTVTTEVCTSYYDNNRNYPAGLEDQIKKGIHKIEKVMGTKFGDAKGFPLLVAVRSGARDSMPGMMDTILNLGLNDETVIALENATGNPRFAWDCYRRFIQMYGDVVMGVQKLPSEDHDPFELVIEHAKKDLLGNVEAEDTQFTADDLKEVIARMKKLVKSRTGKDFPTNPWDQLDGAVSAVFGSWMNDRAIVYRRKYNIPAEWGTAVNVQAMVFGNTGEESGSGVSFTRDPATGEKVFYGEFLMNAQGEDVVAGVRTPYPVIQLEKLQPASFKELVRICKVLEKHFRDMQDFEFTIQEGKVFMLQTRNGKRTGVAAVRIACEMVKERLINWKTAVTRVPAEQLEQVLAPIFDTSAVKNANQIASGLPAGPGAASGQIYFNAERAVEAAEKGQRVLLVRVETSPEDLRGMIAAEGILTARGGVSSHAALVARQMGKICVCGAAELQIDYETRTLKVGKKTYKEGDFLSIDGTAGTVYDGQVATAPSEVVQGLIKNNKAAQKSSTYINYVQLMGWCKKVTRMSVRTNADTPEQTTQAIAFGAEGIGLTRTEHMFFEGDRIDAMREMILAENLKDREKALKKLLPFQRKDFYGIFKALKGFPATIRFLDPPLHEFLPHTKEQQLDLAKKLGIPVEKIMNRVHELHEFNPMLGFRGCRLGIMYPEITRMQARAVLEAAADAEKRGIKTKPEIMIPLVGFKRELDLQVAIVHEVAAEVIARKKLRKLDYQVGTMIEVPRGALTADEIAETAQFFSFGTNDLTQTCLGMSRDDSGSFLGAYQESDIMAKNPFASIDQTGVGKLMEIAIAKGRATNPDIKLGICGEHGGDPESVRFCHKAGLAYVSCSPYRVPVARLAAAQAALEDEA
- a CDS encoding FeoA domain-containing protein, encoding MANLLSLKLGEKARVTEIRAKSHIDQRILSLGIGAGVTIKISKIAPLGDPIAIEVDGAFIILRKSEAQGILIEPIK